From Natator depressus isolate rNatDep1 chromosome 7, rNatDep2.hap1, whole genome shotgun sequence, the proteins below share one genomic window:
- the LOC141991546 gene encoding putative protein BRICK1 — translation MSLQEDPVQREIHQDWANREYIEVITSSIKKIADFLNSFDMSCRSRLATLNEKLTALERRIEYIEARVTKGETLT, via the exons ATGTCGCTGCAGGAGGATCCGGTGCAGCGGGAGATCCACCAGGACTGGGCTAACCGCGAGTACATCGAAGTGATCACTAGTTCCATCAAGAAGATCGCGGACTTCCTCAACTCCTTCG ACATGTCCTGCCGCTCCCGCCTTGCCACCCTCAACGAGAAGCTGACAGCGCTGGAGCGACGGATCGAGTACATCGAGGCCAGG GTAACAAAGGGTGAAACTCTCACCTAA